The Ranitomeya imitator isolate aRanImi1 chromosome 3, aRanImi1.pri, whole genome shotgun sequence genome has a window encoding:
- the LOC138670009 gene encoding gap junction alpha-4 protein-like — MGDWSFLEKLLDQVQEHSTGIGKVWLVVLFVFRLLILSLAGESVWGDEQSDFICNTKQPGCPNVCYDQAFPISHIRYWVLQFLFVSSPTLFYLGHVLYISKKEAKIRNKESDYKIMEDKIHQVQDEKKPRKFLVQEDGRVKIRGALMCTYIISIVTKSILEAGFLLGQWYLYGFVMTPNYVCERPPCPHKVDCFVSRPMEKTIFILFMLVVSLISLFLNLLELTILIIQSICRKIKRCISVKYTGNTQIIFHEESYNSPSAPVLEKSCMFFPVDKEKCPAYKISDEENWANYNTEKELGLNVGLHSTLDYNVCCDDSTHASNRSNSSVWKKQYV, encoded by the coding sequence ATGGGTGACTGGAGTTTTCTTGAAAAGTTACTGGACCAAGTACAGGAGCACTCTACCGGAATTGGAAAAGTCTGGCTGGTGGTTTTGTTTGTGTTCCGTCTCCTGATTCTGAGTTTAGCTGGAGAATCGGTGTGGGGGGATGAGCAATCAGACTTCATCTGTAACACTAAACAGCCTGGATGTCCAAATGTTTGTTATGATCAAGCATTTCCTATTTCTCATATTCGCTACTGGGTGCTACAGTTCCTATTTGTCAGCTCTCCGACGCTATTCTATTTGGGTCATGTTCTTTACATATCAAAGAAAGAAGCAAAGATAAGGAATAAAGAAAGTGACTATAAAATTATGGAGGATAAAATTCATCAAGTCCAAGATGAAAAAAAACCTAGGAAATTCTTAGTTCAAGAGGATGGAAGGGTCAAGATTAGGGGCGCTTTGATGTGTACATACATAATTAGTATCGTCACCAAAAGTATACTTGAGGCTGGATTTCTTCTTGGTCAGTGGTATCTTTACGGCTTTGTGATGACGCCAAATTATGTTTGTGAAAGACCTCCATGTCCTCACAAGGTTGACTGCTTTGTATCTCGACCCATGGAGAAAACCATATTTATCCTTTTCATGCTTGTTGTCTCTCTTATCTCGTTATTCCTTAATCTACTAGAGCTGACCATTCTTATTATTCAGAGCATTTGTCGGAAGATAAAACGCTGTATATCAGTCAAATATACAGGTAATACACAAATAATATTCCATGAAGAGTCCTATAATTCACCAAGTGCACCAGTACTGGAGAAGTCTTGTATGTTTTTTCCTGTAGACAAGGAAAAATGTCCTGCTTACAAAATATCTGATGAGGAGAACTGGGCTAACTACAATACAGAGAAGGAACTGGGATTAAATGTTGGATTACACTCAACCTTAGACTATAATGTTTGCTGTGATGACTCTACGCATGCATCCAACAGATCGAATAGTTCTGTGTGGAAAAAGCAATATGTGTAA